In the genome of Massilia sp. W12, the window CGGCAACAGACGCGCAAAGTAGAAGCGCGCGGTGGCCAGCTTGGCTTTGTAGAAATCGTCGCCCGAATCCAATTTTTCCAGCGAGATTTTGGCCATTTGCGCAAAGAAATAGGCGTACACCAGATGGCCCACAATGCGCAGATACGGTACCGAAGCGGCCCCCACTTCGTCTTGATTCTGGAAGGCTTTCATGCCGATTTCCATGGTCAGCTTGGTGACTTTTTCACCCAGATCGGCGAGCGGGCCGATGAATTCGCTCATGTTTTCATCGAGGCCGTTTTCCTCCACAAAGTTTTGGATCAGTGCCCCGAATTTGCGCATTTTCGCGCCATTGTCGAGCAGGATCTTGCGCCCCAGCAGGTCCAGCGCCTGGATCCCGTTGGTGCCTTCGTAAATCATATTGATGCGGCAGTCGCGCAGATATTGCTCCATGCCCCATTCGCTGATGAAGCCATGGCCGCCGAACACTTGCAGACAGTCAGATGCGGCGATCCAGCAGTTATCGGTAATGAAGGCCTTGATCACCGGGGTCAGCAGGGCCACGATGTCCGCCGCGTCTTTACGCACTTCTTCGTCCGGGTGGTTTAATTCGCGGTCGATCATCAAACCGATGTAAGACGAGAATGCGCGCGCGCCTTCGGCATAAGCCTTGGCGGTCAACAGCATGCGGCGCACATCCGGGTGCACGATGATCGGGTCAGCCGCTTTGTCCGGGGCTTTGACGCCGGACAGGCTGCGCATTTGCAGGCGGTCTTTGGCGTAAGCCAGCGCGTTTTGATACGCCACCTCAGTCACGCCGACCGATTGCATGCCGACGCCCAAACGGGCCGCGTTCATGAACACGAACATGGCGTTCAAACCCTTGTGCGGTTCGCCGATCAGCCAGCCGGTCGCGCCGTCCAGATTCATCTGGCAGGTGGAATTGGCGTGGATGCCCATTTTTTCTTCAATCGCGCCGCAGAAAATCGGATTGCGCGCGCCCAGGCTGCCGTCTTTATTCGGGATGAATTTCGGCACCAGGAACAGCGAGATGCCTTTCGAGCCTTCCGGCGCATCCGGCAGACGCGCTAACACCAGATGCACAATGTTTTCCGCCATATCGTGTTCGCCGGCGGAAATGAAAATCTTGGAGCCGGTGATGGCGTAGCTGCCATCGGCTTGCGGAATCGCCTTGCTGCGCAGCAGGCCCAGATCGGTGCCGCAGTGCGCTTCGGTCAGGCACATGGTGCCAGTCCACTCGCCCGAGACCAGCTTGGGCAGGAACATCGCTTTGAGTTCCGGCGTGCCGTGTGCGTGCAAGCACTCGTAAGCGCCATGGCCCAGGCCGGGATACATAGACCAGGCCTGATTGGCGGAATTGATCATTTCATAGAAGGTGTTATTCAACACCAGCGGCAAGCCCTGACCGCCAAAATCCGGGTCGCAGGACAGCGCCGGCCAGCCGCCTTCGACAAACTGCTTGTACGCTTCTTTGAAACCCTTGGGCGTGGTCACGGTGCGGGTTTCTTTATCGTAATGGCAGCCTTCGCGGTCGCCGCTGTGATTGAGCGGGAACAGCACTTCCGAGCTGAATTTGCCGCCCTCTTCCAATACCTGATTAATGGTATCGGCATCCAGATCAGCGTGAGCCGGCATTTGCTTCAATTCATCTTCCACACGCAACAGCTCGTGCAGCACGAATTGCATATCACGCAAGGGAGCGACATATTGACCCATGGTTTTCTCCTGACATTACGATTGGGGTTACTTGTTTATCTGATTTCATTCGCACAGCTGGCAAAGCTTCATGCCGGCTGCTGGTAACTCATTAACAGGCGTTCAAACCCTGCCTGCGCTCTCGGCACACTGCCCGGCATGCGCAAAAACCGCGCATCGTGGTGCAGCGCCAGGATCAAACCGTACATTTCAAACACCAGTTGCTGCGGATCGGTGTCCGCTTTCAAATGGCCGCATGCAATCGTTTGATCCACACAGCGCAGCAAGGCGGCCTGCCAGGTGCGCACCATATCGGCCAGTTCCTCGCGGATCGGGCCGGGCCGGTCGTCATATTCAACCGCGCCGCTGATATAGATGCAGCCGGAGGCGATTTCCATCGACACCCGCTTCACCCAACGCGCAAACATCGCTTTCAAACGCGGCAGTCCGCGCGCTTCGGCAATGCTGGGCAAAAACACTTCACGCTCAAAATTGCGGTGATAGAGCTTTAACACTTCGCTCTGCAAATCTTCGCGCGAGCCGAAATGGGCAAACACGCCGGATTTACTCATCCCCATTTTGTCCGCGAGCGAACCGATGGTCAGGCCTTCCAAACCATCGCGGCTGGCCAATTCCAGCGCGGCTTCCAGAATCGCTACCCTGGTTTGTTCACCCTTGCGCATAAGTCTTTGTCATCCTCACTGTGCGAATTCCTGCACTTGCAGCTATATGCTTATAACTTCAAATGCGAACGTTCGTACTATTATTCAGCCCCCCTTAAAAGTCAAACGGGTTTCCTAGAGTTGGCAATCTATTGGTGCGTCGCAGCATGCGGCGCTTTGGCGGCTTGTGTGGCAAGGGCGGGGAAGGCGTCCCGGCGGCGTGCGCCGGGGCTCGTTGTGGGGCGACAACAGGGACAGGAAAAGGCGGTTTTTCAGAGGGGAGCAGGCTTTATTCAAACATGCCTTTTTGATAAAAGGCGCGCGACAGATCGCGCCTGTCCTGTTTGGTGGGACGGCCCTTGCGTTGCGCGGCGGGTTCGGGGGCGAATTTCTTTTGCTCTGCGACATGCGCCCTTTGCTGGATGGAATCCGATGTTTCTTCATACAGCAGGCGCGCCACCGGGGCCGGCCCGCGCACATCCGACAGCGCCAGCACCTTGACTTCCCAGCAGGTCGCGCCATTGTCGATCTGTAACACATCACCGACATGCACCGCGCGCGCCACTTTCACGCGCTCGCCGCCGATTCTGGCGCGCCCGTTTTCAATCGCGGTCGCGGCCAGGCTGCGGGTTTTGAAAAAACGCGCGGCCCACAGCCATTTGTCGAGGCGGACGGGGGAGGAGTCTTGGGACATGGGGGGATTCCTGATGCTTGCAGATACACAGAATTTTACCCCGATCTGCGGATAAAACAGGGCTGATGTGGTATGCGGATTTCAGTACGCCAGTGTACTGCAGGTGATTTTTTTGCGTTGTTTTGCAGATTCAATTGAAGCTGTCATAATGAATTACGGCTGTGTCATTTTTCACTCATTATGATACCTGAATTTAACATTTCTTCTGTCTTACCCCCATTTGTCGGGGCAAGCTCCGCTGAACGTAAGGGGGTATCCCCTTACCGTTGCAGTTCCAATGAGTTAGTCGAACGATTTGCCTGTTCATCAGAGCGGATTCAACTTTTACACGGGTTGCTGGACTATCGGGCAGATTTGCAGAAGCTGGGAATTATTGAAGGCTGGCAATGGTTGGATGGCAGTTTTGTGGAGGATGTTGAGCGTACTCAAAACCGGTCGCCAAACGATATCGACTTAGCCACATTTGCAAGGGTGCCAGGCACCGCCAGTCAACAAAAACAATTTGCTCTCGAAAACTTATATCTTTTTGAGCCAGGGGCTGCAAGGGCAAAGTATGGTTGCGATGCTTATTTTATAGAACTTGGCGTTCGGCCTCAGCTTTTGATAAGCGATGCATGCTACTTACAAGGGCTTTTCTCTCACCAAAAACAAACGCATCTGTGGAAAGGCATTCTGCAGATTTCTTTAAATACACCTGAGGAAGATGCCGCGGCGCGTCTTTTGCTGCAACAACGCACAGCGCAGCATAGGAGGGGCTTATGTTGAATAAGCTTGAATACGAAGCGTTGGCAGCCGATTTGGCGGCAGTAAATGCCTTGTTGGCTGATCGTACCGAAGATGAGGACCCTATCGGCTGGATGCAATATTCTTTCCGTAAAAAAGAGCTGGAACAAAAATTATCCAAAATGCAGCAGAATCAATTGCACCATGCACAACTTGGCCTTTTTTTTGGAGGCGGGCCGGTTCTGGGCTCTCGCGGGATACATGCAGATTTCGCAGGTCAAGCCTTGAATATGATGCAAACATTGATCAAAAGCCGCTGTGCTGAAGTCGAAATGGGGCCGCTCAAACAAAGAGGGAAGTTACCGCAAACTGAGCGTTCTCAATTGATTGTTACGCAAATCCTGCGCGGGTCAATTGGCTTTGTTCTGGAAGAGGCGGGTGAGAATTCTGAAATTATCGACACTCCGCTGAAGGAGGTCGTGGATGAAATTTCACAGCTTTTGATCGCAACAGCTGAGGGTGATTCAATGAAATTTGAGCAGGCAAGCGAATCACTTGATCAGCGCATCCTGAATTCTCTTCGGGGTTTCTTTGCATTGTTGGATGAGCAGGAGGCAACTCTGCGGATTGTATGTGGTGAGAAAGACTCATCGTTCAATCGAGAGGCGATACAAAGTGCATATCTGCGTTTACAGGCATTGGAAATTCATGAGTTTTCAAAGGAATTGTGCGGCGTTTTATACGTTAGGCCAGGCAAGCGGGATTTTGAATTGCACTATTGTGATGCGGGGCAGATGGAGAAACTCGATGGCAAGTTGCTGCCACAAGCCATTGCGCAAATTGCCGGACAGGCAGAATTAGAAGGGACGCAGCTTGATCCAGAGAACATTGTGGGACGCCGTTGGCGTGTTTTGCTTAACGTTAAAGAATACAAAGAAAGAAAGCGTGAGCGCACCAGCTACGCGCTGCAAAGCCTGCTGGGCTTGGCAGATGAATTGGCGCATTGATCAAAGCACTTGAATTCTCTCAGGCCGGCAGGAGTGGCTTCAACCGCGAGCCGGTGCGGGGACAGCGTAAATGCCTTGGCGCCGTCCCTTTTTTCTGACGCACAATGGGCGCGGGGCGCGCGCGGCCTGCAGCGCGCTCCCCGGCGTATCTGTTTCCATGCAATCCGCCCCCCCAGCCACACCTCACTCAGGCCGCTTCACCCCTGCCTTGTGCTTGCCAACCTCATGCGCCCCGCTTTTTTTGCCGGCTTGCAGTACGCTCAACAGCCGTTTGTCCAACTCACTGATATTGGCCGACATTTCGCGCACGCTGTCCCAGATGCTGTGGTCGAGGCGCATTTTGTGGTTCATTGAGCTGAGCATGGGCAGCAGGGTTTGTTCATAGCTTTCCGTCAATTTGAGCAGAGCCTTTTGCAAGATCAGCTGCTCCGGCACGCTGATGTCAATTTTGGCCGGCATACGCTGCGCCATCGCTTCGATTTGCGCGCTGATGTCGCCCAGCAGATTGGCGATTTTGGTGGCGCCATCGGCGTCGGCCCCGCCTTGTTTGCGCAGGCGCAGAAAGTCGCTGCACAACTCCCGCCAGCGCGCCTGCTCCTGTGCGCTTGGCTGTCCCAGCAAATGCGCCAGTTTCAGCAGATTTTCTTCCGCGCCGGTGGTCAGGGTTTGCGCTTCGCCGCGATAGTGGTCGCGCAATAAAAGATCGAGTTCCGCCGGACTCATCAAGGCGGAAATCCTGGCGGCCAGCTTGGCCATATTCCGGTAACTGCCTTGCAGCTTGAAGCTTGGTTCTGTACGGTATTGCGGATCTTGCGCGGCGGAAGCGATGTAGGCCTGGTTCACCGCCAGCACCGCGTCGCGCACCTTGCACATGCGCTGCAAGACTGCGCATATTTCGCTGATTTCCTGGCTGCTGTAAGCGTGTTGCAATTGGCTGGCGGCAATCGGCTCGCCTTGCGCCATGCGCAACAAGAGTTGCACATCCTGCGGCGCGCGGTTGTTTAAGACCTGCAATACCGGATTGGCGACCAGCGCGTTTTCGATATACGACATGGCGAACACATCTTCATGCCCGGACAGCATATCGCCCAGATTATAAATATCGGCGCGATTGGCCAGCATGTCGGGAATGCGGAACATCTCGCCCGATTCGGTGTAAGGATTGCCCGCCATCACAATCGCAAAGCGCTTGCCGCGCAAATCATAGGTATGGCTGGCGCCGCGCCAGATCCCTTCGATACGGCGGGTGCCATCGGCTAAGCCGATGAATTTTTGCAAAAACTCGGCATTGGTATGCTGAATATCATCCAGATACAGCATCACATTATTGCCCATGGCCAAACCCAGATTCAGCTTTTCCAGCTCCATGCGCGCGGCGCTGTTGGCGGCTTGCGCCGGATCGAGCGAGCGCACTTCATGCCCTAACACCGGGCAGTTGATACGCACAAAAATCATGCCCAGGCGGTCGGCAAGATATTCCATCAAGGTGGTTTTGCCGTAGCCGGGCGGCGAGATCAGTAACAGCATGCCCATCGAGTCGGTGCGCCGGGCGTCGCCTGCCGCGCCGATTTGCTTGGCCAGATTGTCGCCGATGGTGGGCAGATACACATCATCAATCAAGCGGTTGCGCACAAAACTGGAGAGCGGTTTGGCTTGGAATTGTTCAAGCCGCAAACGCGCTTTTTCTGCTTGCAAGAGTTGCAAGCGCAAAGCCTGCAATTGCAGATAATGCGGGACATGCACTTGGCAGTGAGATTGCAAACGGCGCACGAATTCATTCAGATGTAAATCCAGACTTTGTTCTTGCACGCGCGCATGTTCGCCCAATACATTGCTGATTTTCACACGCAATTCAAGCGCCAGTATGTCGCGCGGTAAGGGACAGAGTAAGGCTGCTGCCGCTTCCGGCAACACGCTGTCTTGCGTCGCACTGTGCGATGCCGCGCCGCCTTGCGCTGTCAGGCTGGCCAGCCAGGCGCAGGCAAGCTGCCAGCGTTCGGCCAGACTGAGCTCGGCCGCCTGCCACGGCAAGCTGATTTGATGGCGGCTGAAATGCTGCAATAAATTTTGCATCAAATCGGCGGCGCTGCGGCTCAACACCCATTTGTGTTCAGCTTTGAAATTGCCGCTGCCCGGATGCTGGCCCAGTTCCGCCAATAAATAACTGGCGGCCTGCTCCAGCGTCAGGGACAGATCCGAGCCGGCGAAAATATCGCTCTGATCCAAGCCCTGTTGTTGCACAAATTGCGCCAGATTGGCTTGCTGGGTTTTTGTCAATTGCTGCAGCAAGGCGCGATTGCCAAACTGGCGCCGCATCAGTTCTGCTTGCTGCGCCTGGAGACACAGCGTTTGCGCTGCGACTTGCGGCGCCAGTTGTGTGGCAAGGTGTTGCCAATACAGCAGGGCAAGCGCGCGTGCGCCGGCGTCGTAGCGCAGCAAACCGGCGCTATCCAGCATCGGCGCCAGGCTGCGCAGAATTTGCACTGCATCGTGGTCATGCAGCCCTTTTTGATAGCCTTCCTGATAGCGTGGCGCGGCAAATTGCCGTACTTGCATCAGTAACTGCGCGCCATCCACCTCTCGCACTCCGTCTTGCAGCAATTGCCAAGTCCAGCCTTCACGCCCTTCCTGCGCCGCCAGTACGACTTGCCAGGCCAGATATTCGGCGCGATACACTTGCGCGCTCTCGGCCAGGCTTTGTTGCTGCCAATACGCTTCCAGCGCTTGCAGGCGCGGTTCATCGACCGGGAAAAAATAATCGGTGCCGGTCAAGTGATAGCACATCTGCTGCTTGTGCAAGACCATATTCAGGTCTAAGGGCTGGCTGTTGACGGTGAAGGCGTGGCGCCCCAGGCGTATCGTATTGCCGCTGACTAATTCGGTGCGGTCGCGCAAAGCGCGCTGCCCCTGTTCGCGCAGATTTTTCAGCTGCCCGGCCAGATCATCGGCGCTGACGTTGCTGCCCAGTTTGCGCAAATCTTGAATACTGCTTTTGAGTTTTGCCACCAGGGCATCGGCGGCAAAGTACGCTTCCAGTTGCGCCGCTTCAGTAAATTGCTGCAAGCGTTTCGGAATGCTGTGCAAGACGCGTTGCGCGGCGTCGGTAATGGCTTGCACACGCTGCGCGCGCTGGGCTTGCAGACTCTGTTTTCTGGCCTCAAACGTGACATATACGGTTTCACGCTTGGCGGCGATTTCGGCCAGGAATTCGGCTTGCTCGGCAAAGCGCCCTTCCTGCTCTTCCAATTGACTCAGCAAACGGGTCAGCAATTCCTCGCAGCGCTCCGGCGTATCGGCTTGCTCCAGTGCGCTTTCCACTGCCTGCGCGAACAAATTGAACTGCGCCGCAAATTCGCCCGCCGCTTCGTCCTTGCTGAATTGCTGATGACGCTGGCGGACTTCTGCGCGCAGCTTATTCACATCGGCAAAAATGCTGGAGATGCTCTGCAAAATCCGGGTGCGCAGACTGGCGTCGCTGACCGCCAGACTGGCCAGTAATTCAGTCAGGCCATTCAAATTCAGGGCGGTGGCTTCGAGTGTGGTTTGCACCGTTTGCAGCTGTGCCGAGGTGTGCAATTTAGGCAATTCCAGCCGATGTCTGGCCAATTCCGCAGAAATTTTGGCAAATGCCTGTTCCTGGCTTAAAAATTGCACGGTGCGCTCAGCGACGCGGCTTTCTTCTTCCTGCAATGCCCGGTCCAACTCCGCCAATTTGACAAGGTCGATGTAACGTTGCTCTTGCATACTGGCTAAGCGGCCACGTTCGAGGCGCAAGGCGGCCAGGGCTTCGACAAAATCGGTCGGCGATTGCCAAAGGCGGCTGGCGATCTCGCTCAATAACTGGCGCTGCGTGCTGGCGGTCTGTTGCAACTGCTGTTGCGCCTGGCGTTGTACTGCGGCGACTTTGTCAAACTCATCAATTGTGCTGTTGGCCACCTCAATGATCAAACCCATTTCCTGGCCAGGCTGATGGGCCGCGTCTTCATTGAGCCAGTGATAGGCATCCACGGTGCGGCGGCATTGCTTGATCAAGCTTTCAAACATAAAGCGCGTTGGCAATTTGTCTTTGCCGCTGGCGTCTTGCTCATGCACCAACTTGCAGATCGAATACATTTCAGAGATGGCGCGCACCAGTTCGCGATTGCCGATTTTCCCTAAAAAGCTCTGCTTAGGGACTTGTTTGGCGGCGTGCTCTTCGCTCTGAAACGGCGTTTGCCAGAGCTGCATCGGGTGGTTACGGGTCGGCTCCTGGTTTTCCGCAGTAAACAGCAAGATGCGGCCATCCGGAAAACGCGCATAGCCATGCGCGATCATGGGTTGGGACAGTGTTTTATTGATCAGGTTATAGCTCAGCAAGACATAGATGCCTTCCTGCACGCCATAAAACACATACAGCACATCTTCGCCGTTCGCCGACAGCACGCGGCGCTTGAACTGCAAGCCGGCGGGCATCTCGGTAAATGTCCGGCTTTCACCGCTTTGCAAGGCATAACCGACAGGAAAGACGATGCCATGATCCTCGGGCAATTGCACGCAAGATTGCCCAATTGCATCTATCCTGCTCACCTGTTGCAGGCGGCGGTTAAAGATTAAATAGCGATTTTCCTGCTCGCGATAGGGTTTGATGCGCAACAGAATCAATTCGCCCACACTCGCGTAGGCGATTTCCGCATCGTTCAAAGACTGGTTGCGGTCTGTCACCGGCTCGCTGTAAATCCCCAAGCCGGATTCGGTATTGTTTTCAATCTTGATCGTCAAATCGCCATCGATGGTCTCGACAAACAGGGTGTCGAGAATATTGATATGGCTGTGTTTGCCAATGACGTGTTGCTCACGGGTGGTTTTGTGCCATTCAAAGTCATGGCTGGGCGGCAGGGCGATATCGCGTTCGCCGCGATTGTCGATGTAAGCGGGCTGGCCGGCATCGGCCAGTTGCCAGCGGAACACACGCAAGTCGCTGGCGCGTTCGCCAATTTGAAATGCGGCCAGCAATTTGCCCTGATGCACACGCAATTGCACCAGTTGCGTATTGCGGTAATAGCTGTACAACTCGGTGAATTCGGCGACAAAGCGCGGGTCTGCCAGGAAGCTGCCCTCTATCGGCAGCGCTTGCAACTCGAATTGATCGCTGTCGCCGGCCTGTTGCAAATGGTACAGGGCAAACACATCGGCAACCTTGGTTTCCTTGCGCAAGCCAATGAACACGTTGTAGCCGAACAGTAAAACATCGCCGACCAATACCAAATCACGCGCCACGCAATTGTTTTCCGTGCGTGCGCGGGTGCGCGCCAGCAGCCTGGTGTCATCCCGGCCAAATTCATCGATACGCGCCTGATTCAGGCTTGCGGCCTTTTGTAATAAGGCTTCAGCTTGTTGCGCCAGACGTTGGCGCAATAAATCGAAACTGCTGGAATGCACGGTCGCGCGTTCGGCCTCAGCTTGGGCGAGGCTGGCGTCTTGCGCAGCGCCGGTTTCAGGAAGACTCATGTCTGGCTATTCCGTGGTGAAGATTGGACAAAGCTGCACTGTGCGCGATGATATGCCGCCAGGCATGCGGCTGGCGGGACATCATTACGGGCCAGGGGCGTTTGCAGCCTGCCCCCCAGCCTGGCCACCCGCCTTAATTGCCGCTGTTGAACTTGGTCAACAGATTTTGCAAGGCGGCTTTCTGCTCTGCCGAGCCTTCTTTGCTGATTTTGTTCAAAAAGGCCGTCATCGACAGGTTTTGCAATTCGCCCGCCGAGCCGCCCAGGGCCGCCAGCAAACTGCGCACATCGTTGAGCATGTCGCGCTCGCCGCTTAAATGGTCTTTCAAACCCAGTTGCAAGGTTTTGCTCTTTTCAATCGCGCCATCAATGCCTTTACCGAGCGCCAGCGCGTTGACGAAGCGCTCAAAATAGTCGCCTTCGCCGCCCACGATATCAATCTTGGCGTTGGCCAGCGCTTTACCCAGCAACTCGGCTTGATCTTGCGCCACCGAGATTTGCGCTTCGATGCCTTTGACGATTTGCTGATTGCTGGCTTCCAATTGCATGCGGAATTCTTCATGGGCGCGGGTTTCGCTGCTCATGCCGGACATGGCTTCAAATTTTTGCCGCAGACCGACCGATTCAGCAGCAAAACGGGTTTGGATCACATGCGCCTGCGCATCGCCATGTTTGATCATCGCTGCCGCATCTGCGGTTTTCACGGCGGCTTCGGCCAGGCCCAATTGTTCATTGCCTTGCGCCTGCGCTTGCAACTTCAGGCGCAGCGCTTCGGCCTCTGCCGCGCCTTGTTTGGCTTTGGCTTCGGCTTCGGCAATCATGACCTGGGCTTGCGCCTGGCCAATTTGTTGCGTGCCCTTGGCTTGCGCTTCCATTTGCAGGCGGGATGCTTCTGC includes:
- a CDS encoding acyl-CoA dehydrogenase C-terminal domain-containing protein, whose translation is MGQYVAPLRDMQFVLHELLRVEDELKQMPAHADLDADTINQVLEEGGKFSSEVLFPLNHSGDREGCHYDKETRTVTTPKGFKEAYKQFVEGGWPALSCDPDFGGQGLPLVLNNTFYEMINSANQAWSMYPGLGHGAYECLHAHGTPELKAMFLPKLVSGEWTGTMCLTEAHCGTDLGLLRSKAIPQADGSYAITGSKIFISAGEHDMAENIVHLVLARLPDAPEGSKGISLFLVPKFIPNKDGSLGARNPIFCGAIEEKMGIHANSTCQMNLDGATGWLIGEPHKGLNAMFVFMNAARLGVGMQSVGVTEVAYQNALAYAKDRLQMRSLSGVKAPDKAADPIIVHPDVRRMLLTAKAYAEGARAFSSYIGLMIDRELNHPDEEVRKDAADIVALLTPVIKAFITDNCWIAASDCLQVFGGHGFISEWGMEQYLRDCRINMIYEGTNGIQALDLLGRKILLDNGAKMRKFGALIQNFVEENGLDENMSEFIGPLADLGEKVTKLTMEIGMKAFQNQDEVGAASVPYLRIVGHLVYAYFFAQMAKISLEKLDSGDDFYKAKLATARFYFARLLPETAGLIRQARAGASTLMALDADLF
- a CDS encoding DNA repair ATPase, yielding MSLPETGAAQDASLAQAEAERATVHSSSFDLLRQRLAQQAEALLQKAASLNQARIDEFGRDDTRLLARTRARTENNCVARDLVLVGDVLLFGYNVFIGLRKETKVADVFALYHLQQAGDSDQFELQALPIEGSFLADPRFVAEFTELYSYYRNTQLVQLRVHQGKLLAAFQIGERASDLRVFRWQLADAGQPAYIDNRGERDIALPPSHDFEWHKTTREQHVIGKHSHINILDTLFVETIDGDLTIKIENNTESGLGIYSEPVTDRNQSLNDAEIAYASVGELILLRIKPYREQENRYLIFNRRLQQVSRIDAIGQSCVQLPEDHGIVFPVGYALQSGESRTFTEMPAGLQFKRRVLSANGEDVLYVFYGVQEGIYVLLSYNLINKTLSQPMIAHGYARFPDGRILLFTAENQEPTRNHPMQLWQTPFQSEEHAAKQVPKQSFLGKIGNRELVRAISEMYSICKLVHEQDASGKDKLPTRFMFESLIKQCRRTVDAYHWLNEDAAHQPGQEMGLIIEVANSTIDEFDKVAAVQRQAQQQLQQTASTQRQLLSEIASRLWQSPTDFVEALAALRLERGRLASMQEQRYIDLVKLAELDRALQEEESRVAERTVQFLSQEQAFAKISAELARHRLELPKLHTSAQLQTVQTTLEATALNLNGLTELLASLAVSDASLRTRILQSISSIFADVNKLRAEVRQRHQQFSKDEAAGEFAAQFNLFAQAVESALEQADTPERCEELLTRLLSQLEEQEGRFAEQAEFLAEIAAKRETVYVTFEARKQSLQAQRAQRVQAITDAAQRVLHSIPKRLQQFTEAAQLEAYFAADALVAKLKSSIQDLRKLGSNVSADDLAGQLKNLREQGQRALRDRTELVSGNTIRLGRHAFTVNSQPLDLNMVLHKQQMCYHLTGTDYFFPVDEPRLQALEAYWQQQSLAESAQVYRAEYLAWQVVLAAQEGREGWTWQLLQDGVREVDGAQLLMQVRQFAAPRYQEGYQKGLHDHDAVQILRSLAPMLDSAGLLRYDAGARALALLYWQHLATQLAPQVAAQTLCLQAQQAELMRRQFGNRALLQQLTKTQQANLAQFVQQQGLDQSDIFAGSDLSLTLEQAASYLLAELGQHPGSGNFKAEHKWVLSRSAADLMQNLLQHFSRHQISLPWQAAELSLAERWQLACAWLASLTAQGGAASHSATQDSVLPEAAAALLCPLPRDILALELRVKISNVLGEHARVQEQSLDLHLNEFVRRLQSHCQVHVPHYLQLQALRLQLLQAEKARLRLEQFQAKPLSSFVRNRLIDDVYLPTIGDNLAKQIGAAGDARRTDSMGMLLLISPPGYGKTTLMEYLADRLGMIFVRINCPVLGHEVRSLDPAQAANSAARMELEKLNLGLAMGNNVMLYLDDIQHTNAEFLQKFIGLADGTRRIEGIWRGASHTYDLRGKRFAIVMAGNPYTESGEMFRIPDMLANRADIYNLGDMLSGHEDVFAMSYIENALVANPVLQVLNNRAPQDVQLLLRMAQGEPIAASQLQHAYSSQEISEICAVLQRMCKVRDAVLAVNQAYIASAAQDPQYRTEPSFKLQGSYRNMAKLAARISALMSPAELDLLLRDHYRGEAQTLTTGAEENLLKLAHLLGQPSAQEQARWRELCSDFLRLRKQGGADADGATKIANLLGDISAQIEAMAQRMPAKIDISVPEQLILQKALLKLTESYEQTLLPMLSSMNHKMRLDHSIWDSVREMSANISELDKRLLSVLQAGKKSGAHEVGKHKAGVKRPE
- a CDS encoding RNA-binding S4 domain-containing protein; amino-acid sequence: MSQDSSPVRLDKWLWAARFFKTRSLAATAIENGRARIGGERVKVARAVHVGDVLQIDNGATCWEVKVLALSDVRGPAPVARLLYEETSDSIQQRAHVAEQKKFAPEPAAQRKGRPTKQDRRDLSRAFYQKGMFE
- a CDS encoding TetR/AcrR family transcriptional regulator produces the protein MRKGEQTRVAILEAALELASRDGLEGLTIGSLADKMGMSKSGVFAHFGSREDLQSEVLKLYHRNFEREVFLPSIAEARGLPRLKAMFARWVKRVSMEIASGCIYISGAVEYDDRPGPIREELADMVRTWQAALLRCVDQTIACGHLKADTDPQQLVFEMYGLILALHHDARFLRMPGSVPRAQAGFERLLMSYQQPA